A portion of the Mustela erminea isolate mMusErm1 chromosome 19, mMusErm1.Pri, whole genome shotgun sequence genome contains these proteins:
- the RPL13A gene encoding 60S ribosomal protein L13a, with protein MAEGQVLVLDGRGHLLGRLAAIVAKQVLLGRKVVVVRCEGINISGNFYRNKLKYLAFLRKRMNTNPSRGPYHFRAPSRIFWRTVRGMLPHKTKRGQAALDRLKVFDGIPPPYDKKKRMVVPAALKVVRLKPTRKFAYLGRLAHEVGWKYQAVTATLEEKRKEKAKMHYRKKKQLMRLRKQAEKNVEKKIDKYTEVLKTHGLLV; from the exons ATGGCGGAGGGGCAG GTCCTGGTGCTTGATGGCCGAGGCCATCTCCTGGGCCGCCTGGCGGCCATCGTGGCTAAACAGGTGCTTCTAG gCCGGAAGGTTGTAGTTGTGCGCTGTGAGGGCATCAACATTTCTGGCAATTTCTACAGAAACAAGT TGAAGTACCTGGCCTTCCTCCGCAAGCGCATGAACACCAACCCATCCCGCGGCCCCTACCACTTCCGAGCACCCAGCCGCATCTTCTGGCGGACCGTGCGAG GCATGCTGCCGCACAAGACCAAGCGAGGCCAGGCTGCCCTGGACCGCCTCAAGGTGTTCGATGGGATCCCGCCGCCCTACGACAAG AAAAAGCGGATGGTGGTTCCTGCTGCCCTCAAGGTGGTGCGCCTGAAGCCTACACGGAAG TTTGCTTACCTGGGGCGCTTGGCTCATGAGGTTGGCTGGAAGTACCAGGCAGTAACAGCCACcctggaggagaagagaaaggagaaggccAAGATGCATTATCGGAAGAAGAAGCAGCTCATG AGGCTACGGAAACAGGCCGAAAAGAATGTGGAGAAGAAAATTGACAAATACACAGAGGTTCTCAAGACCCATGGACTCCTGGTCTGA